AGGGTAAAAATGTTACAGTGGAATTGCCTGTTGCAATTCAAGATTCAGTTAAAAATAAGGAGAGAATTGAAAACATTTTAAATCTTAGATCTTCAAATTCTCCTGAAGATATTAGAAAAAAATTATCAATTGAAACAAAACCACTTACAAAAAAAAGAGCTGAGGAATTAAAAGAAGAAAGAATTGCTTTTTTTCAAGCAAATATTAAAAAAAATCAAAAAGAAGTTTCTTTAACAAATTCTAAGTCAAAAAGAAGTTCAGTAACTTCACAAAAAGTAAATAAAGAGTCTAAGAAGTCTAAAACTACAAAAGCCAATGTAACTTCAAAAAAAACAGTTGCAAAGAAAAAATAATTTAAATGAGCTAGCTCATTTTTTTTATTTTTACTAGAAATAACGATAATACTAATTAAGGAGGAAAATATGTATTATTTAAAAGCAAAAGTCATATGACAAAATGAAAATGATTTAGTTGTAGAAACAAACAATATTGGTTATAGAGGTAAAAAAATATTTAATGAAAATCTGGAAATAGAAAAAGAATATAAGCTTTATTTAATAACTTATCATAATGATTTTATTCATCAATTATTGTTTTTTAGTGATAAAAAAGTGAGAAATTTGGCTAAGATTCTTTTAAATATAAAGAATATTGGCATTTTAACAATCATAAAAATTTTTAAAAATTTAAACATTGATGAATTTCTTATAATTTGCAAAGAACAAAATATTAATAGTATTATGATAAAAACAAGAATAAGTGAAGGTCTTTCCAAAAAAATTGTTCAAGAAATAAGAAATAGAATTTTTAATTAAAAATATAGTTCAAAGCAAATGAATATTATTAATTCATTGAATAGATTAGGCTACAGAATTTCAGATATTTATAAAGCAATTGATGGAATTGATATAAATTTTAAAGAAGAAATTATTTTAGAAATGGCAATTCGCAAATTAAATTCATATGAAAAATAATTTTTTTAGACCTTATTCTTTTGATGAATTTATAGGACAAAAAAATATAATTTCAAATTTAAAAGTTTTTATGGAATCAGCCAAAAGAAGAAACAAAAATTTAGATCATATTATTATTCATGAAAATAATGGGCTTGGTAAAACAAGTTTAGGATTATTAATTTCAAAAGTACTAAATTAAAAAATTTATATTCTAAATGGACCAAGTCTACAAAAACCAAGTGATATTATTTCACCGCTTACTAATCTTAAAGAAAATGAAATTATTTTCATTGATGAAATTCATGCAGTTTCAAAAGAAGTTCTTGAAGTACTTTATCCTGTTCTGGAAGATAATAAATTAAGTATTATTATAGGAAAAAAATATAATTCAAAAGTTGTGAATTTAAAAATTCCACCTTTTACATTAATTTGCGCAACAACAGAAATAAATAAATTAACCTCTCCATTTGTAAATAGATTTCCAATTAACTTTCATTTTCAACATTATAATGAAAAAGAAATTGAAAAGATCATAAAAATAAATTCATTAAAATTAAATATTTTATTGGAAAATGATGTTATTAGTTTTATTTCAAAGTATTGTCAAAATAATCCAAGAGTTTCAATAAACATTTTAAGAAGAATTTATGATTTTATTATTTTTGAAAATATTTCAAATATTAATATTAATTTTATTAAAAAAATTAAAAATATATGATTATGGATTAAATTCACAAGAAGTAGAATATTTAAAAATTTTAAGTAAATCAAATTTTTTAGGAATTGAAAGCTTCAACAAATTTTAGGACTACAACAACAAATTATAATTAATAATATTGAACCAATTTTAATTAGAAATTTATTAATTGTAAAAACATCCAAAGGAAAAAATTTAACAGAAAAGGATTAAAATTTTTAGAATCATTAGATAAAGAAACAATTGCTAATTAATGGTAAAATAAATTTATATTTAATAGATAGGGATTTTAAGATGAAGTTAGCAGTTTTTCATGTTTCAAACTTTATTATGCAAAATGAAATTGAATATAAAAATTCAATTAATTTTTTTGAGGAAAAAGGTTTTAAAGTAATTAGGCCAATAGAAGAATTTAAAAAATTTGATAAGGAAATTGCTTTACCATTTGAGTTTAATAAAGTTATAAAAAGAGATTGTGTTTTAGCACTTCCTTCTTTTTGCGAAAAAGATACAGATTACTTTTTAGATAAAATTGATTATAAAGATATTTCAAAAACCCAAACAACATTTTGTGGAAATTCATTTGTTACGCCAATATTAAATGCTATTTCAATTAAAAGTAAAAATCCAGTTTTTTATGGTCCAAATTTTATTACTCAATTTAATTTGGAAACAAAAGAAGAATTATATATTGATTTAATTCAAAAATTAACATCAAAAGAACAGTTAAAATACTATAAAGATGAAAACTACTTATTTCATGGAAGTAAAATAATTAAAGGTATTTTAATAGGGGGAGAAATTAATTCTTTAATAAAATTTTGAAATACTAAGTATAGTTTTAAAATAAATCAAAATTCAATTTTATTTATTGATGGAATTATTAATAATATTGATGAATTAACCAAAATATTAACTTTTTTAGATTTAAATAATGTATTTAAAAAAGTAAAGGCAATTATTTTTTGTGAAACAATCTTAGATGATAGAGTTATTTTTGAAATGTTAATTAAAAAATTTAAAAATATTAATAAAGCAAATTTGGTAGTTGGATTTTCTGGAATGTTTTCTAGTAAAATATCAATTATAAAATTGAATTCTGAAATTAAAATTGACTTTAAAAATAAAGTTATTATTCAATAATTTTATTTTTAAAACTACTTTTATTTTTTGAAAGTAGTTAAATTTTTTATTTTTTTTTTCAAATTAATGTTATATTATTAATTTGTTATGGAGGATGTATAAAATGAAATGATGATTTTCAAATT
This genomic window from Spiroplasma taiwanense CT-1 contains:
- a CDS encoding S66 peptidase family protein, whose translation is MKLAVFHVSNFIMQNEIEYKNSINFFEEKGFKVIRPIEEFKKFDKEIALPFEFNKVIKRDCVLALPSFCEKDTDYFLDKIDYKDISKTQTTFCGNSFVTPILNAISIKSKNPVFYGPNFITQFNLETKEELYIDLIQKLTSKEQLKYYKDENYLFHGSKIIKGILIGGEINSLIKFWNTKYSFKINQNSILFIDGIINNIDELTKILTFLDLNNVFKKVKAIIFCETILDDRVIFEMLIKKFKNINKANLVVGFSGMFSSKISIIKLNSEIKIDFKNKVIIQ
- a CDS encoding Holliday junction ATP-dependent DNA helicase RuvA: MYYLKAKVIWQNENDLVVETNNIGYRGKKIFNENLEIEKEYKLYLITYHNDFIHQLLFFSDKKVRNLAKILLNIKNIGILTIIKIFKNLNIDEFLIICKEQNINSIMIKTRISEGLSKKIVQEIRNRIFN